The following proteins come from a genomic window of Iamia sp. SCSIO 61187:
- a CDS encoding response regulator transcription factor: MRIVIAEDSVLLREGLIRLLVDAGEEVVGTAGDAEEAMAVIEAERPDIVVMDVRMPPTHTDEGLRAAIRTRELWPDIAVLVLSQWVEERYATELLAGSTTGVGYLLKDRVADVRDFVDAVRRVGAGGTALDPDVVSQLLATSRHRSPLEALTPRETEVLRLMAEGRSNRAIAEALVVSDGAVEKHVSNIFMKLDLPIADTDHRRVLAVLRYLEAAP; the protein is encoded by the coding sequence ATGCGCATCGTGATCGCCGAGGACTCGGTCCTGCTCCGCGAGGGGCTCATCCGCCTGCTGGTCGACGCCGGCGAGGAGGTCGTCGGCACCGCCGGCGACGCCGAGGAGGCCATGGCCGTCATCGAGGCCGAGCGGCCCGACATCGTGGTGATGGACGTCCGCATGCCGCCCACCCACACCGACGAGGGCCTCCGCGCCGCCATCCGCACCCGCGAGCTGTGGCCCGACATCGCCGTGCTGGTGCTGTCGCAGTGGGTCGAGGAGCGCTACGCCACCGAGCTGCTGGCCGGGTCGACCACGGGCGTGGGCTACCTGCTCAAGGACCGGGTGGCCGACGTCCGCGACTTCGTCGACGCCGTGCGCCGCGTCGGCGCCGGCGGGACCGCCCTCGACCCCGACGTGGTCTCGCAGCTGCTCGCCACGAGCCGCCACCGCAGCCCGCTCGAGGCCCTCACACCCCGCGAGACCGAGGTCCTCCGGCTCATGGCCGAGGGGCGCAGCAACCGGGCCATCGCCGAGGCCCTCGTCGTCTCCGACGGCGCCGTCGAGAAGCACGTGTCGAACATCTTCATGAAGCTCGACCTGCCCATCGCCGACACCGACCACCGCCGCGTCCTCGCCGTCCTCCGCTACCTGGAGGCGGCGCCGTGA
- a CDS encoding DUF1361 domain-containing protein encodes MVLELVERYLDLIRGVALGSGPWLAFNATLATIPAVLAVALFHRRRPTTAAWALGVVLFVLFLPNAPYVVTDLIHLRRVLDANPGTRVSDMVPAGVLALLVVWGVGCYAVALAELDRQIARVPGLARRRLTVRAGVHLLCAFGVVLGRIPRLHSWHVVTRPAATVDGIVAVLHPLAVPLVVALALAFALAAAAVTAVGRAAWARTVEVGETARRRAQAVALRRLPG; translated from the coding sequence ATGGTCCTCGAGCTGGTGGAGCGGTACCTCGACCTGATCCGGGGCGTGGCCCTGGGGTCGGGGCCGTGGCTGGCCTTCAACGCGACCCTGGCGACGATCCCCGCCGTGCTGGCGGTCGCCCTGTTCCACCGGCGTCGCCCGACCACGGCGGCCTGGGCCCTCGGCGTCGTGCTGTTCGTGCTGTTCCTGCCCAACGCCCCCTACGTGGTGACCGACCTGATCCACCTGCGCCGCGTGCTGGACGCCAACCCGGGCACCCGGGTGTCGGACATGGTCCCGGCCGGTGTCCTCGCCCTCCTCGTGGTGTGGGGGGTCGGGTGCTACGCCGTCGCCCTGGCCGAGCTCGACCGGCAGATCGCCCGGGTGCCGGGGCTGGCCCGTCGTCGGCTCACCGTCCGGGCCGGCGTGCACCTGCTGTGCGCCTTCGGGGTGGTGCTCGGTCGCATCCCCCGGCTCCACTCGTGGCACGTGGTCACCCGGCCCGCCGCCACCGTCGACGGCATCGTCGCCGTCCTCCACCCGCTGGCCGTCCCCCTGGTGGTCGCCCTCGCCCTCGCCTTCGCCCTGGCGGCCGCGGCCGTGACCGCCGTCGGTCGGGCGGCGTGGGCCCGCACCGTCGAGGTGGGGGAGACGGCCCGCCGCCGGGCCCAGGCCGTCGCCCTCCGGCGGCTCCCCGGGTAG
- a CDS encoding nucleoside deaminase: MDDDALMGLALDEARAAGAAGEVPVGAVVVVDGAVVARRGNERERSGDPTAHAEVLALRDAAAAVGDRRLRQATLVVTLEPCPMCAGAAWAAQVGRIVFGADDPRAGATGSLYNVAVDVRLNHTSAVTAGVRAPECAAELTAFFATRR, encoded by the coding sequence GTGGACGACGACGCGCTGATGGGCCTGGCCCTCGACGAGGCCCGGGCCGCGGGGGCGGCGGGCGAGGTGCCGGTCGGGGCCGTCGTCGTGGTCGACGGAGCGGTCGTCGCCCGACGGGGGAACGAGCGGGAGCGCAGCGGGGACCCGACCGCCCACGCCGAGGTCCTGGCCCTGCGGGATGCAGCCGCCGCGGTCGGCGACCGGCGGCTGCGCCAGGCCACCTTGGTGGTCACCCTCGAGCCCTGCCCCATGTGCGCCGGGGCGGCGTGGGCCGCCCAGGTCGGCCGGATCGTCTTCGGCGCCGACGACCCCCGCGCCGGGGCGACCGGGTCGCTCTACAACGTCGCCGTCGACGTCCGCCTCAACCACACCTCGGCCGTCACCGCCGGCGTCCGCGCCCCCGAGTGCGCCGCCGAGCTGACCGCCTTCTTCGCCACCCGCCGCTGA
- a CDS encoding sensor histidine kinase produces the protein MATAATSPPRTGWLRVLGLGASAPVAPRTLQALVHVVTDLFAALVTSSTIIALAVLAAVTLPIVPLSVILFALLLVASWLTGHVERFRIAATTGIVLSSPHRHHDGPLASRVWRWLRSAATWKELGYHLVHLPKSVVFATIVVGAWSVGLALLTLPLYLGSVPAEEARLGWWRVNPGSEALLAAALGAVILLTAPWVTRGLSRLSLGMAEGLLAGGEAEVLRQRVASVVASRAEVVDAAEAERRRIERDLHDGAQQRLVALAMSLGLAKEKMESDPAAARALVDEAHREAKNALVELRDLARGLHPPVLTDRGLHSAVAGLASRAPVPVEVDLRVARRAPPSIEGIAYFVISESLTNVARHSGAHRARVLVADEGSRLVVEVSDDGIGGASADRGTGLRGLADRVRAVDGTFRVTSPTGGPSTIRAELPLPAPLGRTGTTETPTGTTGPGAVPPPPLTVDPTSPSAGTVPPGPDRDDDPTDLHPSPGAP, from the coding sequence ATGGCCACCGCCGCGACCTCACCCCCCCGCACCGGGTGGCTGCGCGTCCTCGGCCTCGGGGCCTCCGCCCCGGTGGCGCCCCGGACCCTCCAGGCCCTGGTGCACGTGGTGACGGACCTCTTCGCCGCCCTGGTGACGTCGTCGACGATCATCGCCCTGGCCGTGCTGGCCGCGGTCACCCTCCCGATCGTCCCCCTCTCGGTCATCCTCTTCGCCCTGCTGCTGGTGGCCTCGTGGCTGACCGGGCACGTCGAGCGGTTCCGGATCGCGGCCACCACCGGGATCGTGCTGTCGAGCCCGCACCGCCACCACGACGGGCCCCTGGCGTCGCGGGTCTGGCGCTGGCTGCGCTCGGCGGCGACGTGGAAGGAGCTCGGCTACCACCTGGTGCACCTGCCCAAGTCGGTCGTCTTCGCCACCATCGTCGTGGGGGCGTGGAGCGTCGGCCTGGCCCTGCTCACCCTGCCGCTGTACCTCGGGAGCGTGCCCGCCGAGGAGGCCCGCCTGGGCTGGTGGCGGGTCAACCCGGGGAGCGAGGCGCTGCTCGCCGCCGCCCTGGGCGCCGTCATCCTCCTCACCGCCCCGTGGGTCACCCGGGGTCTGAGCCGGCTGTCGCTGGGCATGGCCGAGGGCCTCCTCGCCGGGGGCGAGGCCGAGGTGCTGCGCCAGCGGGTGGCCTCGGTCGTGGCCAGCCGGGCCGAGGTGGTCGACGCGGCCGAGGCCGAGCGACGCCGCATCGAGCGCGACCTCCACGACGGCGCCCAGCAGCGGCTCGTCGCCCTGGCCATGAGCCTGGGCCTGGCCAAGGAGAAGATGGAGTCGGACCCGGCCGCGGCGCGGGCCCTGGTCGACGAGGCCCACCGCGAGGCCAAGAACGCTCTCGTCGAGCTGCGCGACCTGGCCCGTGGCCTGCACCCCCCGGTCCTCACCGACCGCGGCCTCCACTCCGCCGTGGCCGGGCTCGCCTCGCGGGCCCCGGTGCCCGTCGAGGTCGACCTGCGGGTGGCGCGCCGGGCCCCGCCGTCGATCGAGGGCATCGCCTACTTCGTCATCTCCGAGTCGCTCACCAACGTGGCCCGCCACAGCGGCGCCCACCGGGCCCGCGTGCTGGTGGCCGACGAGGGGAGCCGGCTCGTGGTCGAGGTCAGCGACGACGGCATCGGCGGCGCCTCCGCCGACCGGGGCACCGGCCTGCGGGGCCTGGCCGACCGGGTGCGGGCCGTCGACGGGACGTTCCGCGTGACCAGCCCCACCGGCGGGCCCTCGACCATCCGGGCCGAGCTGCCCCTCCCCGCCCCCCTGGGCCGGACCGGCACCACCGAGACCCCGACCGGCACCACCGGACCGGGTGCCGTCCCGCCACCCCCGCTCACCGTCGACCCCACGTCCCCCTCGGCCGGGACCGTCCCGCCCGGGCCCGACCGTGACGACGACCCGACCGACCTCCACCCCTCCCCGGGAGCCCCCTGA
- a CDS encoding ABC transporter ATP-binding protein, whose translation MRQGPHILWGMSRSDPSALSGVHLDRGLIRRVWAFARPYRPRTFAFLGVIVMAALLGLVTPLLVKKIIDDALPQTPGGPTDAGILTWAAGGMAAAAVAGAALSLVERWLSSSIGEGLIYDLRAALFDHVQRMPIAFFTRTQTGALISRLNNDVIGAQRAVTQTLGSVVSNVIVLGTTLTAMAILEWRLTLLSLVLLPLFLLPAKRVGRRLQSITRESFDLNASMNATMTERFNVAGAMLVKLFGRADDESAGFADRAGRVRDIGIRSAMYSRTFMVALTLVGAVGTAVIYLAGGRMVISGTITLGTLVALGTFVVQIYAPLTQLTNARVDLMTAFVSFDRVFEVLDAPRAVADRPGAVDLVEPEGRIELDHVSFRYPAAADVSIASLEAEAGIPLGELESREILHDIHLTVEPGQTVALVGPSGAGKSTLATLVPRLYDVTDGAVRIDGTDVRDLTQDSLRDAVGVVSQDPHLFHTSIAENLRYARPDATDAELEAACRAARIHDTIAALPDGYATVVGERGYRMSGGEKQRIAIARMLLKDPRIVILDEATSHLDTENETAVHAALATALQGRTALVIAHRLSTVVDADLILVLDDGRIVEQGRHPSLLAADGLYADLYRALLRGDAPTSPATFLPDDAALPEPQRADG comes from the coding sequence ATGCGCCAGGGACCCCACATCCTCTGGGGGATGTCCCGCTCCGACCCGTCGGCGCTGAGCGGCGTCCACCTCGACCGAGGTCTGATCCGGCGCGTCTGGGCCTTCGCCCGGCCGTACCGGCCCCGCACCTTCGCCTTCCTGGGCGTCATCGTGATGGCCGCCCTGCTCGGCCTGGTGACCCCGCTCCTCGTCAAGAAGATCATCGACGACGCCCTCCCCCAGACCCCCGGGGGACCGACCGACGCCGGCATCTTGACGTGGGCCGCGGGCGGGATGGCGGCCGCCGCCGTCGCCGGGGCCGCCCTCTCGCTGGTCGAGCGGTGGCTGTCGTCGAGCATCGGCGAGGGCCTGATCTACGACCTGCGGGCCGCCCTGTTCGACCACGTGCAGCGCATGCCGATCGCCTTCTTCACCCGGACCCAGACGGGCGCCCTCATCTCCCGGCTCAACAACGACGTGATCGGTGCCCAGCGGGCAGTGACGCAGACGCTGGGCTCGGTCGTGTCCAACGTCATCGTGCTGGGCACGACCCTGACCGCCATGGCCATCCTCGAGTGGCGCCTCACGCTGCTCTCGCTCGTGCTGCTGCCCCTGTTCCTGCTGCCGGCCAAGCGGGTCGGGCGGAGGCTCCAGTCGATCACCCGCGAGTCGTTCGACCTCAACGCGTCCATGAACGCGACGATGACCGAGCGGTTCAACGTGGCCGGCGCCATGCTCGTGAAGCTCTTCGGGCGGGCCGACGACGAGTCGGCCGGGTTCGCCGACCGGGCCGGGCGGGTGCGCGACATCGGGATCCGCTCGGCCATGTACAGCCGCACCTTCATGGTCGCCCTGACCCTCGTGGGGGCGGTCGGGACGGCGGTCATCTACCTGGCCGGCGGGCGGATGGTGATCTCCGGCACCATCACCCTGGGCACCCTCGTCGCCCTGGGCACCTTCGTGGTCCAGATCTACGCCCCCCTCACCCAGCTCACCAACGCCCGCGTCGACCTGATGACCGCGTTCGTGTCCTTCGACCGGGTCTTCGAGGTCCTCGACGCCCCCCGCGCCGTGGCCGACCGCCCCGGGGCCGTCGACCTGGTCGAACCCGAGGGCCGGATCGAGCTGGACCACGTGTCGTTCCGGTACCCGGCGGCGGCCGACGTGTCGATCGCGTCGCTCGAGGCCGAGGCCGGCATCCCGCTCGGCGAGCTCGAGTCCCGCGAGATCCTCCACGACATCCACCTCACCGTGGAGCCGGGCCAGACCGTGGCCCTGGTCGGGCCATCGGGCGCCGGCAAGAGCACGCTCGCCACCCTCGTGCCCCGCCTCTACGACGTCACCGACGGTGCCGTCCGCATCGACGGCACCGACGTGCGGGACCTCACCCAGGACAGCCTGCGCGACGCCGTCGGCGTGGTCAGCCAGGACCCGCACCTGTTCCACACGTCCATCGCCGAGAACCTGCGCTACGCCCGCCCCGACGCCACCGACGCCGAGCTCGAGGCGGCGTGCCGGGCGGCCCGCATCCACGACACCATCGCCGCCCTGCCCGACGGCTACGCCACCGTCGTGGGCGAGCGGGGCTACCGCATGTCGGGCGGCGAGAAGCAGCGCATCGCCATCGCCCGGATGCTCCTCAAGGACCCGCGCATCGTCATCCTCGACGAGGCGACCAGCCACCTCGACACCGAGAACGAGACGGCCGTGCACGCCGCCCTGGCCACCGCCCTCCAGGGCCGCACCGCCCTGGTGATCGCCCATCGCCTCTCGACGGTCGTCGACGCCGACCTCATCCTGGTCCTCGACGACGGCCGCATCGTCGAGCAGGGCCGCCACCCGTCGCTGCTCGCCGCCGACGGCCTCTACGCCGACCTCTACCGCGCCCTGCTGCGCGGTGACGCCCCGACCTCGCCGGCCACCTTCCTCCCCGACGACGCCGCCCTCCCCGAGCCCCAGCGAGCCGACGGCTAG
- a CDS encoding PQQ-binding-like beta-propeller repeat protein: protein MTATTLAPWEPAWATEVVCPRLEVTPERRTTACPVAADEERVFVVEERDDAPGGGPVSTVVALGARDGREEWAVALPGGARTVLRYPSLLVVRGPRDTHGVDPETGTVRWTHPGFPVAPLGRDHVLLDHLVPEGASERSTMTVVDAETGGATFSRSGPAEGLYVNPCGEAGLVVVSEGGRLTAHAVLDGAERWSVESAVHHHRFDPIVCGDRLAVAVEGGELVARDVSSGAVAGRVPALPVADDGIARRLEVVDGTVVLAAADRIEGYAAAPTLSILWSLDAAGGGRDLVVAPVAGGVAVATPGDRAAWFGPDGTPGPQLPFPGPVEVVIEGDRLVAWGAEEVLVASAAELTRARRLPLPDVRRAAATPTHVVVTTRDEVRLYPFDP, encoded by the coding sequence GTGACGGCCACGACCCTGGCGCCGTGGGAGCCGGCATGGGCGACCGAGGTGGTGTGCCCCCGGCTCGAGGTCACCCCCGAGCGGCGTACCACGGCGTGCCCCGTGGCCGCCGACGAGGAGCGCGTCTTCGTCGTCGAGGAGCGCGACGACGCCCCCGGGGGCGGCCCGGTGTCGACGGTCGTGGCCCTCGGTGCCCGCGACGGCCGCGAGGAGTGGGCGGTGGCCCTGCCCGGCGGCGCCCGGACGGTGCTGCGCTACCCCTCGTTGCTGGTCGTGCGGGGCCCGCGAGACACCCACGGCGTCGATCCCGAGACGGGCACGGTGCGGTGGACGCACCCCGGCTTCCCCGTCGCCCCGCTCGGCCGCGACCACGTCCTGCTCGACCACCTCGTCCCGGAGGGAGCGTCGGAGCGCTCGACGATGACGGTCGTCGACGCCGAGACGGGCGGGGCCACCTTCAGCCGGTCGGGACCGGCCGAGGGCCTCTACGTCAACCCTTGCGGGGAGGCGGGGCTCGTCGTGGTCAGCGAGGGCGGGAGGCTGACCGCCCACGCCGTGCTCGACGGGGCCGAGCGGTGGTCGGTCGAGAGCGCAGTCCACCACCACCGCTTCGACCCGATCGTGTGCGGCGACCGGCTGGCCGTGGCGGTCGAGGGCGGCGAGCTCGTCGCCCGGGACGTGTCCTCGGGGGCGGTGGCCGGACGGGTGCCGGCCCTGCCGGTGGCCGACGACGGGATCGCACGGCGGCTCGAGGTGGTGGACGGCACCGTGGTCCTTGCCGCAGCCGACCGCATCGAGGGCTACGCCGCGGCTCCGACCCTCTCGATCCTGTGGTCGCTCGACGCCGCCGGCGGTGGGCGCGACCTGGTCGTCGCGCCCGTCGCCGGCGGCGTGGCCGTGGCGACCCCCGGTGACCGGGCCGCCTGGTTCGGGCCTGACGGCACCCCCGGGCCACAGCTGCCGTTCCCCGGGCCGGTCGAGGTGGTGATCGAGGGCGACCGGCTCGTCGCCTGGGGGGCGGAGGAGGTCCTCGTCGCCTCGGCGGCCGAGCTCACCCGGGCCCGCCGGCTGCCGCTCCCCGACGTCCGCCGGGCGGCGGCGACGCCGACCCACGTCGTGGTGACCACCCGGGACGAGGTCCGGCTCTACCCCTTCGACCCGTGA
- a CDS encoding ABC transporter permease, translating to MLRISLRTLRAHARRFTSTIIAVALGVAFLSGVLVMVATFQRSFDDMFTTGTAGTAAAVRADTSIDLGFGDVARGEIDESIAATVEDVDGVAAVQPVRTGTAQIVGADGEIIGGGGPPQVGSQWITVDDLNPWRLTDGRAPEQPEEVVIDRASARQGDLEVGDTTRVFTPEPLEVTVVGIAKYGTADSPGPLTTALFDEEGAIAHLGGTPGKVDSFLVAADDGVSQEAVTAAIAEALPDGVEAITGEELTEESQAIGRDFISVMRPALLAFALIALLVGTFSIYNTFAIVVAQRTRDAALMRAIGASRRQIITSTLLEAGIVGLVGGLIGLALGIGLAAGLGAVLSSFTGLSSSALVISASTVAVALGVGVGVTVVAALLPARRASKIAPVAALRDAAVDGGQVGRLRPIIGTAVLALGVGLGLTAAFGSGGATMAGSGAALLLLAAIVLAPSVAGPLVRVMGAPVSRFKGVSGLMARRNAIRNPRRTGSTATALVIGVAVVALFTVVGASVRASLDEIIDRQIAGDVVVQGPDVDGFVGLAPSLQERLRDLPETGAAAGVGGMPGTVAGEDTFLNFTNAASIDEVIDLDVSEGDTASFGAGQVAVSEDYAEDNGLALGDSVPVTYIDGVEEDLTVGLVYGTTTLAGPYFVDVETVAPHAPQVGPNVMILKAAEGVTAEQLDEAAQAAATDWPGSTIETRDEFAETQGRSVDQMLMLIYVLLALSIGIALMGIANTISLSTLERKHELGLLRAVGQTRRQVRSMVRWEAVMVSSLGTLFGLAVGVGGGAMVIRAAGEDFDTVAVPVGTLLVVVLIGAAAGVLASARPAARAAKTDVLTAIASA from the coding sequence ATGTTGCGCATCTCCCTCCGCACGCTCCGGGCCCACGCCCGCCGCTTCACCTCCACCATCATCGCCGTCGCCCTGGGCGTGGCGTTCCTGTCCGGCGTCCTGGTCATGGTCGCCACCTTCCAGCGCTCGTTCGACGACATGTTCACGACCGGCACCGCCGGCACCGCGGCCGCCGTCCGAGCCGACACCTCGATCGACCTGGGGTTCGGCGACGTCGCCCGGGGCGAGATCGACGAGTCGATCGCCGCCACCGTCGAGGACGTCGACGGCGTGGCCGCCGTCCAGCCCGTCCGGACCGGCACGGCCCAGATCGTCGGCGCCGACGGCGAGATCATCGGCGGCGGCGGACCACCGCAGGTCGGCTCCCAGTGGATCACCGTCGACGACCTCAACCCGTGGCGCCTCACCGACGGTCGCGCCCCCGAGCAGCCCGAGGAGGTGGTGATCGATCGGGCCTCGGCCCGCCAGGGCGACCTGGAGGTCGGCGACACGACCCGCGTCTTCACCCCGGAGCCCCTGGAGGTCACCGTCGTCGGCATCGCCAAGTACGGCACGGCCGACTCCCCCGGCCCGCTGACGACCGCCCTGTTCGACGAGGAGGGCGCCATCGCCCACCTGGGCGGGACGCCCGGCAAGGTCGACAGCTTCCTCGTCGCCGCCGACGACGGCGTGAGCCAGGAGGCCGTCACCGCCGCCATCGCCGAGGCCCTGCCCGACGGGGTCGAGGCCATCACCGGCGAGGAGCTGACCGAGGAGTCCCAGGCGATCGGCCGCGACTTCATCAGCGTGATGCGGCCGGCGCTGCTCGCCTTCGCCCTCATCGCCCTGCTGGTCGGGACGTTCAGCATCTACAACACCTTCGCCATCGTGGTCGCCCAGCGGACCCGGGACGCCGCCCTCATGCGGGCCATCGGCGCCTCCCGCCGCCAGATCATCACCTCGACCCTGCTCGAGGCCGGGATCGTCGGCCTCGTCGGTGGGCTCATCGGCCTGGCCCTCGGCATCGGGCTGGCGGCCGGCCTGGGCGCCGTGCTGTCCAGCTTCACCGGCCTCAGCTCGTCGGCCCTGGTGATCAGCGCCAGCACCGTCGCCGTGGCCCTCGGGGTCGGCGTGGGCGTGACCGTCGTGGCCGCCCTGCTTCCGGCCCGCCGGGCGTCGAAGATCGCCCCCGTCGCCGCCCTCCGCGACGCCGCCGTCGACGGCGGCCAGGTCGGCCGCCTCCGCCCGATCATCGGGACCGCGGTCCTGGCGCTCGGCGTGGGGCTGGGGCTCACCGCCGCCTTCGGGAGCGGTGGGGCCACCATGGCCGGGTCGGGGGCTGCCCTGCTGCTGCTCGCCGCCATCGTCCTGGCCCCGAGCGTCGCCGGCCCCCTCGTCCGGGTGATGGGCGCCCCCGTGTCCCGGTTCAAGGGCGTGTCGGGCCTCATGGCCCGGCGCAACGCCATCCGCAACCCCCGCCGCACCGGCAGCACCGCCACCGCTCTGGTGATCGGTGTCGCCGTGGTCGCCCTGTTCACGGTCGTGGGCGCCTCGGTCCGGGCGTCGCTGGACGAGATCATCGATCGCCAGATCGCCGGCGACGTGGTCGTCCAGGGTCCCGACGTCGACGGCTTCGTCGGTCTGGCCCCCAGCCTCCAGGAGCGGCTCCGGGACCTCCCCGAGACGGGGGCCGCCGCCGGGGTGGGCGGCATGCCCGGCACCGTCGCCGGCGAGGACACGTTCCTCAACTTCACCAACGCCGCCAGCATCGACGAGGTCATCGACCTCGACGTCAGCGAGGGCGACACGGCGAGCTTCGGCGCCGGGCAGGTCGCCGTGTCCGAGGACTACGCCGAGGACAACGGCCTGGCCCTGGGCGACTCCGTCCCGGTCACCTACATCGACGGCGTCGAGGAGGACCTCACGGTCGGCCTCGTCTACGGCACGACCACCCTGGCCGGGCCCTACTTCGTCGACGTGGAGACCGTCGCCCCCCACGCCCCGCAGGTCGGCCCCAACGTGATGATCCTCAAGGCCGCCGAGGGCGTCACCGCCGAGCAGCTCGACGAGGCCGCCCAGGCGGCGGCGACCGACTGGCCCGGCTCGACCATCGAGACCCGGGACGAGTTCGCCGAGACCCAGGGCCGCAGCGTCGACCAGATGCTGATGCTCATCTACGTGCTGCTCGCCCTGTCGATCGGCATCGCCCTGATGGGGATCGCCAACACCATCTCCCTCTCGACGCTCGAGCGGAAGCACGAGCTGGGCCTGCTCCGGGCCGTGGGCCAGACCCGCCGCCAGGTGCGGTCGATGGTCCGCTGGGAGGCCGTGATGGTGTCCTCGCTGGGGACGCTCTTCGGCCTGGCCGTCGGCGTCGGCGGCGGGGCCATGGTCATCCGGGCCGCCGGCGAGGACTTCGACACCGTGGCCGTCCCGGTCGGGACCCTGCTGGTGGTCGTGCTCATCGGCGCCGCCGCCGGCGTGCTGGCCTCGGCCCGGCCCGCGGCCCGGGCGGCCAAGACCGACGTGCTCACCGCCATCGCCAGCGCATAG
- a CDS encoding ABC transporter ATP-binding protein translates to MGAHPERPVQEDTVPTIAPPQPAAQPGQATGGAAVRAFAVRKVYGTGPAAVTALDDVTVGVARGSFVAVMGPSGSGKSTLMHCLAGLDTVTAGSIEISGVDLSGLNDRQLTKLRRDRIGFVFQSFNLVPTLTAEENMTLPATLAGRKVDPAWMAEIVQTVGLADRLSHKPSELSGGQQQRVAVARALLSRPEVTFADEPTGNLDSRSGAEVLGFLRRAVDTMGQTVVMVTHDPTAAAYADRVLFLADGRLVDEMADPTAATVLDRMKRFGD, encoded by the coding sequence ATGGGTGCACACCCCGAGAGACCCGTCCAGGAGGACACCGTGCCCACCATCGCCCCCCCTCAGCCCGCCGCCCAGCCCGGGCAGGCCACCGGCGGAGCCGCCGTCCGGGCCTTCGCCGTCCGCAAGGTCTACGGCACCGGCCCCGCCGCCGTGACCGCCCTCGACGACGTGACCGTCGGCGTCGCCCGCGGCTCGTTCGTCGCCGTCATGGGTCCGTCGGGCTCGGGCAAGTCGACCCTGATGCACTGCCTCGCCGGCCTCGACACCGTCACCGCCGGGTCGATCGAGATCTCCGGCGTCGACCTGTCGGGCCTCAACGACCGCCAGCTCACCAAGCTCCGCCGGGACCGCATCGGCTTCGTGTTCCAGTCCTTCAACCTGGTGCCCACGCTCACCGCCGAGGAGAACATGACCCTCCCGGCGACGCTGGCCGGCCGCAAGGTCGACCCGGCGTGGATGGCCGAGATCGTCCAGACCGTCGGCCTGGCCGACCGCCTGAGCCACAAGCCCTCGGAGCTCTCCGGCGGCCAGCAGCAGCGCGTGGCCGTGGCCCGGGCGCTGCTGAGCCGGCCCGAGGTCACCTTCGCCGACGAGCCCACCGGCAACCTGGACTCCCGCTCGGGCGCCGAGGTGCTCGGCTTCCTGCGCCGGGCCGTCGACACCATGGGCCAGACCGTCGTCATGGTCACCCACGACCCCACCGCGGCGGCCTACGCCGACCGCGTCCTGTTCCTCGCCGACGGCCGCCTCGTCGACGAGATGGCCGACCCGACCGCCGCCACCGTGCTCGACCGCATGAAGCGCTTCGGGGACTGA